A genomic segment from Salvelinus alpinus chromosome 8, SLU_Salpinus.1, whole genome shotgun sequence encodes:
- the LOC139582226 gene encoding uncharacterized protein isoform X2 codes for MVRNLLCRDTLTEREAKERVRERTMVKMAVLGLHGSLLYLLTGVSGETLSMFSREGDDVSLPCNNVVYPDCSSTTWLCNRDVSTGTIGEVAFGKIKVEKTERADRLSVGSDCSLRVSDVRAEDAGLYTCQQYLTETGPPHGEGAPVHLSVLTISSTPPVTDLKSNVDMTLRCSLLTYEGHGRYNSGVSLSWVPETGTNVQVTQRSPCDITLTVTLQREDNNRKWTCTLTEEGNVKISTDFTSTFSGTSNVVKLPISHIMLFVTLTIMAAMVTIHTRRNRPPKALPPQAEASGIEVHVLEE; via the exons agagagagaagcaaaggagagagtgagggagaggacaaTGGTTAAAATGGCTGTTTTGGGACTGCATGGGTCCCTTTTATATCTGCTAACAG GTGTCAGTGGAGAAACTCTCTCTATGTTCTCCAGAGAGGGAGATGATGTCAGTCTGCCGTGTAACAATGTGGTTTATCCAGACTGTTCCTCAACTACATGGCTCTGCAACAGAGATGTATCTACTGGTACTATTGGAGAAGTTGCATTTGGGAAGATCAAAgttgagaagacagagagagcagacagactgAGTGTGGGGTCTGACTGTTCTCTACGTGTTAGTGATGTCAGAGCTGAGGATGCTGGACTCTACACTTGTCAACAGTaccttacagagactggaccacCACATGGAGAGGGTGCTCCTGTTCATCTGTCTGTTCTAACTA TCTCCTCTACCCCACCAGTGACAGATCTGAAGTCTAATGTAGATATGACGTTACGGTGTTCTCTGCTCACCTATGAGGGACATGGAAGGTACAACTCAGGAGTTAGTCTCAGCTGGGTGCCTGAAACAGGTACTAATGTCCAGGTCACACAGCGTTCTCCCTGTGACATCACTCTGACTGTGACACTCCAGAGGGAGGACAACAACAGGAAGTGGACGTGCACGCTGACTGAAGAGGGAAACGTGAAGATCTCCACTGACTTCACCTCCACATTCTCAG GTACCAGTAATGTTGTTAAGTTGCCCATCAGTCACATCATGCTCTTTGTGACACTGACCATCATGGCTGCCATGGTCACTATTCACACAAGGAGGAACCGCCCACCCAAGGCTCTGCCCCCACAAGCAG AAGCCTCTGGTATTGAGGTCCATGTCCTGGAGGAATGA
- the LOC139582226 gene encoding uncharacterized protein isoform X1, giving the protein MVRNLLCRDTLTEREAKERVRERTMVKMAVLGLHGSLLYLLTGVSGETLSMFSREGDDVSLPCNNVVYPDCSSTTWLCNRDVSTGTIGEVAFGKIKVEKTERADRLSVGSDCSLRVSDVRAEDAGLYTCQQYLTETGPPHGEGAPVHLSVLTISSTPPVTDLKSNVDMTLRCSLLTYEGHGRYNSGVSLSWVPETGTNVQVTQRSPCDITLTVTLQREDNNRKWTCTLTEEGNVKISTDFTSTFSGTSNVVKLPISHIMLFVTLTIMAAMVTIHTRRNRPPKALPPQAEEASGIEVHVLEE; this is encoded by the exons agagagagaagcaaaggagagagtgagggagaggacaaTGGTTAAAATGGCTGTTTTGGGACTGCATGGGTCCCTTTTATATCTGCTAACAG GTGTCAGTGGAGAAACTCTCTCTATGTTCTCCAGAGAGGGAGATGATGTCAGTCTGCCGTGTAACAATGTGGTTTATCCAGACTGTTCCTCAACTACATGGCTCTGCAACAGAGATGTATCTACTGGTACTATTGGAGAAGTTGCATTTGGGAAGATCAAAgttgagaagacagagagagcagacagactgAGTGTGGGGTCTGACTGTTCTCTACGTGTTAGTGATGTCAGAGCTGAGGATGCTGGACTCTACACTTGTCAACAGTaccttacagagactggaccacCACATGGAGAGGGTGCTCCTGTTCATCTGTCTGTTCTAACTA TCTCCTCTACCCCACCAGTGACAGATCTGAAGTCTAATGTAGATATGACGTTACGGTGTTCTCTGCTCACCTATGAGGGACATGGAAGGTACAACTCAGGAGTTAGTCTCAGCTGGGTGCCTGAAACAGGTACTAATGTCCAGGTCACACAGCGTTCTCCCTGTGACATCACTCTGACTGTGACACTCCAGAGGGAGGACAACAACAGGAAGTGGACGTGCACGCTGACTGAAGAGGGAAACGTGAAGATCTCCACTGACTTCACCTCCACATTCTCAG GTACCAGTAATGTTGTTAAGTTGCCCATCAGTCACATCATGCTCTTTGTGACACTGACCATCATGGCTGCCATGGTCACTATTCACACAAGGAGGAACCGCCCACCCAAGGCTCTGCCCCCACAAGCAG AAGAAGCCTCTGGTATTGAGGTCCATGTCCTGGAGGAATGA